A genomic window from Halorubrum trapanicum includes:
- a CDS encoding PIN domain-containing protein: MTLYDSSVLIDYLAGRSPVVEYVESHADERAVAPPLVLFEVYQGEVFKAGATDLGAVDEALDWVDVIDTSAAVAREAALLQDALRDRGDPLAARDAFIAGAAVTLNDRLAVSDADFDVDGIRDALDVDFV; the protein is encoded by the coding sequence GTGACCCTGTACGACAGTAGCGTCCTCATCGATTACCTCGCGGGACGATCCCCCGTCGTCGAGTATGTCGAGTCTCACGCCGACGAGCGTGCGGTCGCTCCGCCGCTCGTGCTGTTCGAAGTATATCAAGGAGAGGTCTTCAAGGCGGGAGCGACGGACCTCGGCGCGGTCGACGAGGCTCTGGACTGGGTTGACGTGATCGACACGTCGGCGGCGGTCGCTCGCGAAGCGGCGTTGCTTCAGGATGCGCTCCGTGATCGGGGAGACCCCCTCGCGGCTCGCGACGCGTTTATCGCGGGGGCTGCCGTCACACTGAATGATCGGCTCGCCGTGTCGGACGCCGACTTCGACGTCGACGGGATCCGTGACGCTCTCGACGTCGATTTCGTCTGA
- a CDS encoding antitoxin VapB family protein has translation MSKSIRVDEETHAALASLKGDDETFDDLLTRLLRERREDIRSGAGLWEGTDAPDRAREKRREMKRGVDSR, from the coding sequence ATGAGCAAGAGCATCCGCGTCGACGAGGAGACACACGCCGCGCTCGCGTCGCTGAAAGGCGACGACGAGACCTTCGACGACCTGCTGACGCGGTTGCTTCGCGAGCGCCGCGAGGATATCCGGTCCGGGGCCGGTCTGTGGGAGGGAACCGACGCGCCGGACCGCGCCCGAGAGAAACGCCGGGAGATGAAACGCGGGGTCGACTCGCGGTGA
- a CDS encoding DEAD/DEAH box helicase, with amino-acid sequence MATEAAGIDRDLLVDDFLQRRRYQLQLADAAADEHTLVCLPTGLGKTTVSLLVTAERLHEAGGKALFLAPTKPLVQQHADFYREALQIPDDEIVVFTGDVKPDDRAALWEDARIAIATPQVVENDLVGNRISLRDVTHLTFDECHRATGDYAYVYIAERYHADAADPLVTGMSASPGGDTEEIETVCENLGLVNVEVMTEEDADVDEYTHDTDVQWEQVTLPDEVLEIRDALNEVITDRLEKLKRLGVTNTTNPDLSQKDLNKMRGQLKQMMDNDQSDGYKGMSTHAEVMKLRRATELVETQSVESVRRYFERQREAARSSGASKASQRMVADPKVREAMRKAESFDGLHPKFSKARILLAETLGIDGGERAILFTESRDTAEALVEFLSASFDVRKFVGQGDKEGSDGMSQTQQQETLDEFKAGEFEVLVSTSVAEEGLDVPEVDLVCFYEPVPTAIRSIQRKGRTGRQAEGKVVVLMAEDTRDEAFFWISRRREKKMASQLAELKEATDDIEESVGGDGQAGLDAFGGGSGGEDENADAEVDDGAETIDEESDDSGDDDGGNDDAGLTDFAEEVRERDEGDAEASPTDETESADETDADDGVVATAGVDEGVEVVVDQRELDSSIAKDLSTRDGLVTRLETLSVGDYVLSDRVAVERKSAADFVDSMLDADRSMFEQVGELSRAYARPVMVVEGTNLYGQRDIDPNAIRGALASLAVDFDVSVLRTEDEADTTELLATIAKREQETRDREVSVHGEKTTKTRAEQQEYVVSSIADIGPVTARSLLEHFGTVEAVMTAREADLLEVDGVGQVTAERIREVVGSEYE; translated from the coding sequence ATGGCGACCGAGGCCGCCGGGATCGACAGGGATCTGCTCGTCGACGACTTCCTCCAGCGACGCCGCTACCAGCTCCAGCTGGCGGACGCAGCCGCCGACGAACACACCCTCGTCTGTCTCCCGACCGGCCTCGGCAAGACGACGGTCAGCCTGCTCGTCACCGCCGAGCGGCTCCACGAGGCCGGCGGGAAGGCGCTCTTTTTAGCCCCCACCAAACCCCTCGTCCAGCAGCACGCCGACTTCTACCGCGAGGCGCTACAGATCCCGGACGACGAGATCGTCGTGTTCACCGGCGACGTGAAACCCGACGACCGCGCCGCGCTCTGGGAGGACGCCCGGATCGCGATCGCGACCCCGCAGGTCGTCGAGAACGACCTCGTCGGCAACCGGATCTCGCTGCGGGACGTGACCCACCTCACCTTCGACGAGTGCCACCGCGCGACCGGCGACTACGCGTACGTCTACATCGCGGAGCGCTACCACGCCGACGCCGCCGACCCCCTCGTGACGGGGATGTCCGCCTCCCCCGGCGGCGACACGGAAGAGATCGAGACGGTCTGTGAGAACCTCGGGCTGGTGAACGTCGAGGTGATGACCGAGGAGGACGCCGACGTCGACGAGTACACCCACGACACCGACGTCCAGTGGGAGCAGGTCACCCTCCCGGACGAGGTCTTAGAAATCCGAGACGCGCTCAACGAGGTGATCACGGACCGGTTGGAGAAGCTGAAACGGCTCGGGGTGACGAACACGACGAACCCCGACCTCTCGCAGAAGGACCTCAACAAGATGCGGGGGCAGCTGAAACAGATGATGGACAACGACCAGTCGGACGGGTACAAGGGGATGTCCACCCACGCCGAGGTGATGAAGCTCCGGCGCGCGACCGAGCTGGTCGAGACGCAGTCCGTCGAGTCCGTCCGGCGCTACTTCGAGCGCCAGCGGGAGGCCGCGCGCTCGTCGGGCGCGTCGAAGGCGAGCCAGCGCATGGTCGCGGACCCCAAGGTCCGCGAGGCGATGCGGAAGGCGGAGTCGTTCGACGGCCTCCACCCGAAGTTCTCGAAGGCCCGGATCCTCCTCGCGGAGACCCTCGGCATCGACGGCGGCGAGCGCGCGATCCTCTTCACCGAGTCCCGCGACACCGCCGAGGCGCTCGTGGAGTTCCTCTCCGCCAGCTTCGACGTGCGGAAGTTCGTCGGGCAGGGCGACAAGGAGGGATCCGACGGGATGAGCCAGACACAGCAGCAGGAGACGCTCGACGAGTTCAAGGCCGGCGAGTTCGAGGTGCTCGTCTCCACGTCGGTCGCCGAGGAGGGGCTCGACGTGCCCGAGGTCGACCTCGTCTGCTTCTACGAGCCCGTCCCGACCGCGATCCGCTCGATCCAGCGCAAGGGACGGACCGGCCGGCAGGCCGAGGGGAAGGTCGTCGTCCTGATGGCCGAGGACACCCGCGACGAGGCGTTCTTCTGGATCTCCCGGCGCCGCGAGAAGAAGATGGCCAGCCAGCTCGCCGAGCTGAAGGAGGCCACCGACGACATCGAGGAGTCCGTCGGCGGCGACGGGCAGGCCGGCCTCGACGCGTTCGGCGGAGGGTCCGGGGGCGAGGACGAGAACGCGGACGCCGAAGTCGACGACGGCGCAGAGACGATCGACGAGGAGAGCGACGACAGCGGGGACGACGACGGCGGGAACGACGACGCCGGACTCACCGACTTCGCCGAGGAGGTGCGCGAGCGCGACGAAGGCGACGCCGAGGCGTCACCGACCGACGAGACGGAATCGGCCGACGAGACGGACGCGGACGACGGCGTCGTCGCGACCGCGGGCGTCGACGAGGGCGTCGAGGTCGTCGTCGACCAGCGCGAGCTCGACTCCTCCATCGCGAAGGACCTCTCCACGCGCGACGGGCTCGTCACCCGGCTGGAGACGCTCTCGGTCGGCGACTACGTGCTCTCAGACCGCGTCGCGGTCGAGCGCAAGTCCGCGGCCGACTTCGTCGACTCGATGCTCGACGCCGACCGCTCGATGTTCGAGCAGGTGGGCGAGCTCTCGCGGGCGTACGCCCGGCCCGTGATGGTCGTCGAGGGGACGAACCTCTACGGCCAGCGCGACATCGACCCCAACGCGATCCGCGGCGCGCTCGCGTCGCTCGCGGTCGACTTCGACGTGAGCGTCCTCCGCACCGAGGACGAGGCCGACACCACCGAACTGCTCGCGACGATCGCCAAGCGCGAGCAGGAGACGCGCGACCGGGAGGTGAGCGTCCACGGCGAGAAGACGACGAAGACCCGCGCCGAGCAACAGGAGTACGTCGTCTCCTCCATCGCCGACATCGGCCCCGTCACCGCCCGGTCGCTGCTGGAGCACTTCGGCACCGTCGAGGCCGTGATGACCGCGCGCGAGGCGGACCTGCTGGAGGTCGACGGCGTCGGGCAGGTGACCGCCGAGCGCATCCGCGAGGTCGTCGGGAGCGAGTACGAATAG
- a CDS encoding DUF5807 family protein — protein sequence MSNLDEFLAGERLDDVVFYLSDAYLDDDSRLREVGEETDGGVRLILDGETGRSAFQAGTGMGAMEFAKTAMDAEGEIARSLDDGACPFADDADADDATDDDHAIRFVFAFAEAQNEEVGGLYAEGDVVHAYAHCTCGESYSHKWVIGERDGE from the coding sequence ATGAGCAACCTCGACGAGTTCCTCGCGGGCGAGCGGCTCGACGACGTGGTCTTCTACCTGAGCGACGCGTACCTCGACGACGACTCCCGGCTGCGCGAGGTCGGGGAGGAGACGGACGGCGGCGTCCGCCTGATACTCGACGGCGAGACCGGTCGGTCCGCGTTTCAGGCCGGCACGGGCATGGGTGCGATGGAGTTTGCGAAGACCGCGATGGACGCCGAAGGCGAGATCGCGCGCTCGCTCGACGACGGGGCGTGTCCGTTCGCGGACGACGCGGACGCGGACGACGCGACCGACGACGACCACGCGATCCGGTTCGTCTTCGCGTTCGCGGAGGCGCAAAACGAGGAGGTCGGCGGCCTCTACGCCGAGGGCGACGTCGTCCACGCGTACGCCCACTGTACGTGCGGCGAGAGCTACTCGCACAAGTGGGTGATCGGCGAGCGCGACGGCGAGTAG
- a CDS encoding long-chain fatty acid--CoA ligase, producing the protein MPGGHAQTLRPFMWRAERLYPDTEIVSRTHEGRTRHTYAEYADRTAKLANALDDYGIERGDRVATFCWNHTRHFETYFGVPNTGAQLHTINPLLPDEHIQYIVDDADDEIVFVDPSLAEKIAGAAEGAEEFDDVDFVAMGSEGIEALDAPAYEEFIGDYSTEYDWPDLDGDQPAGLCYTSGTTGRPKGVEYTQSMLWSHTMASQTPQGIPMEDSDVVMPVVPMFHVNAWGMPFTAAAAGAKHVYPGPSPDPADLAALIEEEGVTISAGVPTVWLGLREYVEGGNDVDLSTLDTVIVGGAAAPQALIEWYDERGVEVLHAWGMTELSPIGTVSHLTDDLRDADYETQVSKRAKQGLVVPGLEFEVIDEDGEEVPWNGEDFGELRIRGPWVTKEYFARPEASEEEFVDGWLKTGDVVTVDEDGYMQLVDRTKDVIKSGGEWISSVELENAIMAYDGVSEAAVVGVPHERWQERPVAFVVVADGVEREALVDRIEAGLREEYPKWWVPDAVEFIDEVPKTATGKFSKKDLREQYGDQSLVEGAVPEDDAPEE; encoded by the coding sequence ATGCCAGGCGGACACGCTCAGACCCTGCGACCGTTCATGTGGCGCGCGGAACGACTGTACCCCGACACCGAGATCGTCTCGCGCACCCACGAGGGACGCACCCGGCACACCTACGCCGAGTACGCCGACCGGACCGCCAAGCTCGCGAACGCCTTAGACGACTACGGGATCGAGCGCGGCGACCGCGTCGCGACGTTCTGCTGGAACCACACGCGGCACTTCGAGACGTACTTCGGCGTCCCGAACACGGGCGCGCAGCTCCACACGATCAACCCCCTGCTACCCGACGAGCATATTCAGTACATCGTCGACGACGCCGACGACGAGATCGTCTTCGTCGACCCGTCGCTGGCGGAGAAGATCGCGGGCGCCGCCGAGGGCGCCGAGGAGTTCGACGACGTCGACTTCGTCGCCATGGGCTCGGAGGGGATCGAGGCGCTTGACGCGCCGGCCTACGAGGAGTTCATCGGCGACTACTCGACCGAGTACGACTGGCCGGACCTCGACGGCGACCAGCCCGCCGGCCTCTGTTACACCTCCGGCACGACGGGGCGGCCGAAGGGCGTCGAGTACACCCAGTCGATGCTGTGGAGCCACACGATGGCCTCCCAGACGCCGCAGGGGATCCCGATGGAGGACTCCGACGTGGTGATGCCGGTCGTCCCCATGTTCCACGTGAACGCGTGGGGGATGCCGTTCACCGCGGCCGCCGCGGGCGCGAAGCACGTCTACCCCGGCCCCTCGCCGGACCCGGCGGACCTCGCGGCGCTGATCGAGGAGGAGGGCGTGACGATCTCCGCGGGCGTGCCGACGGTGTGGCTCGGCCTCCGCGAGTACGTCGAGGGCGGCAACGACGTGGACCTCTCGACGCTCGACACCGTGATCGTCGGCGGCGCGGCCGCGCCGCAGGCGCTGATCGAGTGGTACGACGAGCGCGGCGTCGAGGTGCTCCACGCGTGGGGGATGACGGAGCTGTCGCCGATCGGCACCGTCTCGCACCTCACGGACGACCTGCGCGACGCCGACTACGAGACGCAGGTGAGCAAGCGCGCGAAGCAGGGGCTCGTCGTCCCCGGCTTAGAGTTCGAGGTCATCGACGAGGACGGCGAGGAGGTGCCGTGGAACGGCGAGGACTTCGGCGAGCTTCGGATCCGCGGTCCGTGGGTGACGAAGGAGTACTTCGCGCGCCCGGAGGCCAGCGAGGAGGAGTTCGTCGACGGCTGGCTGAAGACCGGCGACGTGGTCACCGTCGACGAGGACGGCTACATGCAGCTCGTCGACCGCACGAAGGACGTGATCAAGTCCGGCGGCGAGTGGATCTCCAGCGTCGAGTTGGAGAACGCGATCATGGCCTACGACGGCGTCAGCGAGGCGGCCGTCGTCGGCGTGCCCCACGAGCGCTGGCAGGAGCGGCCCGTGGCGTTCGTCGTCGTGGCCGACGGCGTCGAGCGCGAGGCGCTCGTCGACCGGATCGAGGCGGGCCTCCGCGAGGAGTACCCCAAGTGGTGGGTGCCGGACGCGGTGGAGTTCATCGACGAGGTACCGAAGACCGCGACCGGGAAGTTCTCGAAGAAGGACCTCCGGGAGCAGTACGGCGACCAGTCGCTCGTCGAGGGCGCGGTGCCGGAAGACGACGCGCCCGAGGAGTAA
- the metX gene encoding homoserine O-acetyltransferase, with amino-acid sequence MSAVPTDHGVAELGEFTFECGQSVPDFEVAYETHGEFDGDNVVLICHALTGSQNVARSPEPERDAETTGAGQAGQARAWWDDVVGPGKAIDTTEYYVVCANVPGSCYGTTGPASERPPDLDLREEPDHDRWGTAFPPVQVEDWARAQRRLLDHLGVGRLRAVVGGSVGGMNALEWAKRYPDDVDRVVAIATAGRLDAQCLALDAVARRAIRADADWNEGHYYGDDRPDPTEGLAIARQIGHIMYLSKASMERKFGRRSAGRDSLTREDGDLGLPPEPTAGFFPYREVESYLDYQAEGFGDRFDANSYLYLTRAMDEYDLAAGHGTDADALAAFEGETLLLSFTADWHFTVEQSASLADAFRETAVPVAHHVIDSDHGHDAFLVEPEHVGPPVRDFLAEGVDGRAVSDEGGDDGDDPRPDSDHAPVHASLFRG; translated from the coding sequence ATGAGCGCCGTCCCGACCGACCACGGGGTCGCCGAGCTCGGCGAGTTCACCTTCGAGTGCGGGCAGTCGGTCCCCGACTTCGAGGTCGCCTACGAGACCCACGGCGAGTTCGACGGCGACAACGTCGTGTTAATCTGCCACGCGCTCACCGGGAGTCAGAACGTCGCGCGCTCGCCCGAGCCGGAGCGCGACGCCGAGACGACCGGCGCCGGACAGGCCGGGCAGGCCCGCGCCTGGTGGGACGACGTGGTCGGCCCGGGGAAGGCGATCGACACGACGGAGTACTACGTCGTCTGCGCGAACGTCCCCGGCTCCTGTTACGGGACGACCGGCCCGGCCAGCGAGCGGCCGCCGGACCTCGACCTCCGCGAGGAGCCCGACCACGACCGCTGGGGGACCGCCTTCCCGCCGGTCCAGGTCGAGGACTGGGCGCGGGCGCAGCGCCGCCTGCTCGACCACCTCGGCGTGGGGCGGCTCCGCGCGGTCGTCGGCGGGAGCGTCGGCGGGATGAACGCCTTAGAGTGGGCGAAGCGGTACCCGGACGACGTCGACCGCGTGGTCGCCATCGCGACCGCCGGGCGCCTCGACGCGCAGTGCCTCGCGCTGGACGCGGTCGCGCGCCGGGCGATCCGCGCGGACGCCGACTGGAATGAGGGGCACTACTACGGCGACGACCGGCCGGACCCGACCGAGGGGCTCGCCATCGCCCGCCAGATCGGGCACATCATGTACCTCTCGAAGGCGTCGATGGAGCGGAAGTTCGGGCGCCGCTCGGCCGGCCGCGACTCGCTCACCCGCGAGGACGGCGACCTCGGGCTGCCCCCGGAGCCGACGGCCGGCTTCTTCCCGTACCGCGAGGTCGAGTCGTACCTCGACTACCAGGCGGAGGGGTTCGGCGACCGCTTCGACGCGAACAGCTACCTCTACCTCACGCGCGCGATGGACGAGTACGACCTCGCCGCGGGCCACGGGACCGACGCCGACGCGCTCGCCGCCTTCGAGGGCGAGACGCTCCTGCTGAGCTTCACCGCCGACTGGCACTTCACCGTCGAGCAGTCCGCCTCCCTCGCCGACGCCTTCCGCGAGACCGCGGTTCCGGTCGCGCACCACGTGATCGACTCCGACCACGGCCACGACGCGTTCCTCGTCGAGCCGGAACACGTCGGCCCGCCGGTCCGCGACTTCCTCGCCGAGGGCGTCGACGGCCGCGCGGTCTCCGACGAGGGCGGCGACGACGGCGACGACCCGCGGCCCGACTCCGACCACGCGCCCGTCCACGCGAGTCTGTTCCGGGGATAA
- a CDS encoding O-acetylhomoserine aminocarboxypropyltransferase/cysteine synthase family protein, which translates to MTRGFNTRSLHAGAEPDSATGARATPIHQTTSYVFDDADTAAEMYALRAEGHIYSRLSNPTVNVLEDRIADLSGGSDAVATGSGMAAFDAIATVLASAGDNIVASSEMYGGTAAYLTSIADRRGIESRLVDTLDYEAYADAVDDDTAFVHVETIANPSLVTPDFERLAEIAHENAVPLVVDNTFATPYCCRPFEHGADIVWESTTKWITGNGTTVGGVVVDGGQFPWDHPDADYDELDGESPAYPIDFVEQFGDAAFANVARQRGVRPTGGQQSPFDAWQTIQGLNTLPLRMERHCENAREVAEFLRGDDRVDWVSYPGFEDHESHDNAAEYLDGFGGMVTFGVDGGYEAAKTFCESVDLTSFLANIGDAKTLVIHPASTTHAQMDEEQQRLAGVYPEMLRLSVGIEDPEDVIADLDAGLTAGERAASEGEGIGGAATGEEGE; encoded by the coding sequence ATGACACGTGGGTTCAACACCCGGAGTCTCCACGCTGGCGCCGAGCCCGATTCGGCCACCGGCGCCCGCGCCACGCCGATCCACCAGACCACGTCGTACGTCTTCGACGACGCGGACACGGCGGCGGAGATGTACGCGCTCCGGGCGGAGGGTCACATCTACTCCCGGCTCTCGAACCCGACGGTGAACGTCTTGGAGGACCGGATCGCCGACCTCTCCGGCGGGTCGGACGCGGTCGCGACCGGCTCGGGCATGGCCGCGTTCGACGCGATCGCGACCGTCCTCGCGAGCGCGGGCGACAACATTGTCGCCAGCTCGGAGATGTACGGCGGGACCGCGGCGTACCTCACCAGCATCGCGGACCGGCGCGGGATCGAGTCGCGGCTCGTCGACACGCTCGACTACGAGGCGTACGCGGACGCGGTCGACGACGACACCGCGTTCGTCCACGTCGAGACGATCGCGAACCCCTCGCTCGTCACGCCCGACTTCGAGCGGCTCGCCGAGATCGCCCACGAGAACGCGGTCCCCCTCGTCGTCGACAACACCTTCGCGACGCCGTACTGCTGTCGCCCGTTCGAGCACGGCGCGGACATCGTCTGGGAGTCGACGACGAAGTGGATCACCGGCAACGGCACGACCGTCGGCGGGGTCGTCGTCGACGGCGGGCAGTTCCCGTGGGACCACCCCGACGCCGACTACGACGAGCTCGACGGGGAGTCGCCCGCGTACCCGATCGACTTCGTCGAGCAGTTCGGCGACGCGGCGTTCGCCAACGTCGCCCGCCAGCGCGGCGTGCGCCCGACGGGCGGCCAGCAGTCGCCCTTCGACGCGTGGCAGACGATCCAGGGGCTCAACACGCTCCCACTGCGGATGGAGCGCCACTGCGAGAACGCGCGGGAAGTGGCCGAGTTCCTCCGCGGGGACGACCGCGTCGACTGGGTGAGCTACCCCGGCTTCGAGGACCACGAGAGCCACGACAACGCCGCCGAGTACCTCGACGGCTTCGGCGGGATGGTCACCTTCGGCGTCGACGGCGGGTACGAGGCCGCCAAGACGTTCTGCGAGTCGGTCGACCTGACGAGCTTCCTCGCGAACATCGGCGACGCGAAGACGCTCGTCATCCACCCGGCCTCCACGACGCACGCGCAGATGGACGAGGAGCAGCAGCGGCTGGCGGGGGTCTACCCGGAGATGCTCCGGCTCTCGGTGGGGATCGAGGACCCGGAGGACGTGATCGCCGACCTCGACGCGGGGCTGACCGCGGGCGAGCGCGCCGCGAGCGAGGGAGAGGGAATAGGGGGGGCCGCGACCGGCGAGGAGGGGGAGTGA
- a CDS encoding DHH family phosphoesterase, which yields MAVAAPVPDLDDRATDCADRLREAGRVLLASHIDADGITSAAIASTALARAEIDHEVVFEKQLDADSIAGIAAREFDVVLFTDFGSGQLDVIADHEERGDFVPVIADHHQPADRDTRYHLNPLLEGIDGASELSGAGASYLLARALEGPDGDNRDLAALAVVGAVGDMQDSDGELVGANESIVADGVDAGVLEARTDLDLYGRQTRPLPKLLEYASDVKIPGISNDEAGAISFLTDLDVDVKRDGEWRRWVDLDGEERQRLASALMRRAVASGVPSERIEALVGTSYTLVDEEPGTELRDVSEFSTLLNATARYERGDVGLAVCLGDRGDALAEARRLLRTHRRNLSEGLQWVKNEGVTHEDNLQWFDAGSRIRETIVGIVAGMAVGSPAVDRSKPVIAFAEESAEELKVSSRGSHALVRRGLDLSAVMREASQTVGGDGGGHDVAAGATIPIDERDAFLAEADRIVGDQLS from the coding sequence ATGGCAGTCGCCGCTCCAGTCCCCGACCTCGACGACCGCGCGACCGACTGCGCCGACCGCCTGCGCGAGGCCGGCCGGGTGCTGCTCGCGTCGCACATCGACGCCGACGGGATCACGAGCGCCGCGATCGCGTCCACCGCGCTCGCCCGGGCCGAGATCGACCACGAGGTCGTCTTCGAGAAGCAGCTGGACGCCGACTCGATCGCCGGCATCGCCGCCCGCGAGTTCGACGTGGTGCTGTTCACCGACTTCGGCTCCGGCCAGCTCGACGTCATCGCCGACCACGAGGAGCGCGGCGACTTCGTCCCCGTGATCGCCGACCACCACCAGCCCGCCGACCGCGACACGCGCTACCACCTCAACCCCCTGCTGGAGGGGATCGACGGCGCGAGCGAGCTCTCCGGCGCCGGCGCGAGCTACCTCCTCGCCCGCGCGCTGGAGGGGCCCGACGGCGACAACCGAGACCTCGCCGCGCTCGCGGTCGTCGGCGCGGTCGGCGACATGCAGGACTCCGACGGCGAACTCGTCGGCGCCAACGAGTCGATCGTCGCCGACGGCGTCGACGCGGGCGTCCTCGAGGCCCGGACCGATCTCGACCTGTACGGCAGACAGACCCGGCCGCTCCCGAAGCTGTTGGAGTACGCCTCCGACGTGAAGATCCCGGGGATCTCGAACGACGAGGCGGGGGCCATCTCCTTCCTCACCGACCTCGACGTCGACGTGAAACGCGACGGGGAGTGGCGGCGCTGGGTCGACCTCGACGGCGAGGAGCGACAGCGGCTCGCCTCCGCACTGATGCGCCGGGCGGTCGCCTCCGGCGTCCCGTCCGAGCGGATCGAGGCGCTCGTCGGCACCTCCTACACGCTCGTCGACGAGGAGCCCGGCACCGAGCTCCGGGACGTCAGCGAGTTCTCCACGCTGCTCAACGCGACCGCGCGCTACGAGCGCGGCGACGTCGGACTCGCGGTGTGTCTCGGCGATCGCGGCGACGCGCTCGCGGAGGCGCGCCGGCTGCTCCGCACCCACCGGCGGAACCTCTCCGAGGGGCTCCAGTGGGTCAAAAACGAGGGCGTCACCCACGAGGACAACCTCCAGTGGTTCGACGCGGGGTCGCGCATCCGCGAGACGATCGTCGGCATCGTCGCCGGGATGGCGGTCGGCTCCCCGGCGGTCGACCGCTCGAAGCCGGTGATCGCCTTCGCCGAGGAGAGCGCGGAGGAGCTGAAGGTATCCTCTCGCGGCTCGCACGCGCTCGTCCGGCGGGGGCTCGACCTCTCCGCGGTGATGCGCGAGGCGAGCCAGACCGTCGGCGGCGACGGTGGCGGTCACGACGTGGCCGCGGGCGCGACCATCCCGATCGACGAGCGCGACGCGTTCCTGGCCGAGGCGGACCGGATCGTCGGCGATCAGCTCTCGTGA
- a CDS encoding molybdopterin-dependent oxidoreductase: MIDVTERREALLAAATGAAAVAGSYLVTGWTPSFVVRPLDQTIVNLTPGPIVTFTIETLGGAGHLIHIAMAFAIAVGLFGAVAFAGLRLATRTDRRAVGAAVAGGGSWLLAAGLTGVSTGALGAAFPAAAVVGIGWLPSSAAPSGGDTGTARDASAVVDAVRRRTLGVVAGALGFVAATAVGRRTLASDDEPLSDAPRSEGATARLQALDSASLAFESDDLWGMVTPIGEFYNVDIAEFDPEVTAEEWSLTFTGETGSERTVDFDELIDRPVENRAVTLRCVGEDLNGRRIGNAVWTGTPIQPLLESVDPEGDCNCAMLRGEDGYYVQFPVDVLAEGFLAWGMNGKELPTSHGHPVRVLIPGHWGETNVKWLSEIELLNVEDDGYWEERGWEGTGEVTTVAKLWDEGITELGDGRIELAGHAYAGTPGVERVEVSTDGGDSWTDAELSDPLPDADVWRQWRHVFEPDGRHEVVVRAVDGEGTRQTSEASGPVPSGASGWVRRTVGE, encoded by the coding sequence GTGATCGATGTTACCGAGCGCCGAGAAGCGCTCCTCGCCGCGGCGACCGGCGCGGCCGCGGTCGCGGGCTCGTACCTCGTCACGGGGTGGACGCCCTCGTTCGTCGTCAGACCCCTCGATCAGACGATCGTCAACCTGACGCCGGGGCCGATCGTGACGTTCACGATCGAGACCCTCGGCGGCGCGGGACACTTGATCCACATCGCCATGGCGTTCGCGATCGCGGTCGGGCTGTTCGGTGCGGTCGCGTTCGCGGGCCTTCGGCTCGCCACGCGCACGGATCGGCGAGCGGTCGGCGCCGCGGTCGCCGGGGGCGGGTCCTGGCTGCTCGCCGCGGGGCTGACGGGCGTCTCGACGGGCGCGCTGGGTGCGGCGTTCCCAGCGGCGGCCGTCGTCGGGATCGGCTGGCTCCCCTCGTCGGCCGCGCCGTCCGGCGGCGACACCGGCACCGCGAGGGACGCGTCCGCCGTCGTCGACGCGGTGCGCCGCCGGACCTTGGGGGTCGTCGCCGGGGCGCTCGGGTTCGTCGCCGCGACCGCGGTGGGTCGGCGGACGCTCGCGTCGGACGACGAGCCACTCTCCGACGCTCCGCGGTCGGAGGGCGCGACCGCGCGGCTCCAAGCTCTCGACTCGGCGTCGCTGGCGTTCGAGAGCGACGACCTCTGGGGGATGGTGACGCCGATCGGCGAGTTCTACAACGTCGACATCGCGGAGTTCGACCCGGAGGTCACCGCCGAGGAGTGGTCGCTGACGTTCACCGGCGAGACCGGCTCCGAGCGGACGGTCGACTTCGACGAGCTGATCGACCGGCCCGTCGAGAACCGCGCGGTGACGCTTCGGTGCGTCGGCGAGGACCTGAACGGCCGCCGCATCGGCAACGCGGTCTGGACGGGGACGCCGATCCAGCCGCTGCTGGAGTCCGTTGACCCGGAGGGCGACTGTAACTGCGCCATGCTGCGCGGCGAGGACGGCTACTACGTGCAGTTCCCGGTCGACGTCCTCGCGGAGGGGTTCCTCGCGTGGGGGATGAACGGCAAGGAGCTCCCGACCAGCCACGGCCACCCGGTCCGGGTGCTGATCCCGGGCCACTGGGGGGAGACGAACGTGAAGTGGCTCTCGGAGATCGAGCTCCTGAATGTCGAGGACGACGGCTACTGGGAGGAGCGCGGCTGGGAGGGGACCGGCGAGGTGACCACCGTGGCCAAGCTCTGGGACGAGGGGATCACGGAGCTCGGCGACGGGCGGATCGAACTGGCCGGCCACGCGTACGCGGGGACCCCCGGGGTCGAGCGCGTCGAGGTGTCGACCGACGGCGGCGACTCGTGGACCGACGCCGAGCTCTCCGATCCGCTGCCCGACGCGGACGTCTGGCGGCAGTGGCGCCACGTCTTCGAGCCCGACGGGCGACACGAGGTCGTCGTCCGCGCAGTCGACGGCGAGGGGACGCGCCAGACCAGTGAGGCGTCCGGCCCGGTCCCGAGCGGCGCGTCGGGGTGGGTGCGTCGGACGGTCGGAGAGTGA